One Drechmeria coniospora strain ARSEF 6962 chromosome 01, whole genome shotgun sequence genomic region harbors:
- a CDS encoding clathrin light chain has protein sequence MADRFPSLDEFDSGAQTDIKDASTNPSADDFLAREKALLGDDAEQFVTIDDAAALGEASGDLTHGDNDNAQSTFESQFPDIANPSADVAPPSTGPSVSYKSGYQTHVDDEEEPDVIKEWRQRRDAQIAKRVEQFASQREETVKEAQKNIDDFYENYNVKKEKGIAQTRKEAEQFIANREDTVSGGTSWDRIGKLVDISGKGTKGGAAGSGKERFRDVLTTLRKDEKAPGATGY, from the exons ATGGCGGACCGTTTCCCCTCTCTAGATGAGTTTGATTCAGGAG CGCAAACTGACATTAAAGATGCTTCTACCAATCCCTCTGCCGATGATTTTCTTGCCCGCGAAAAGGCTCTCCTAGGCGATGATGCAGAGCAGTTTGTCACAATCGATGATGCTGCTGCGCTTGGGGAGGCTAGTGGTGACTTAACACACGGCGACAATGACAATGCCCAATCCACTTTCGAGTCACAGTTCCCCGATATTGCCAACCCATCAGCA GATGTGGCTCCTCCCTCCACAGGACCGTCGGTATCCTACAAATCTGGCTACCAAACAcatgtcgacgatgaggaggagcCCGACGTCATCAAGGAATGGAGACAGCGTCGAGACGCACAAATTGCAAAGAGAGTTGAGCAGTTCGCCTCTCAACGGGAGGAGACTGTCAAAGAGGCCCAGAAGAATATCGACGACTTCTACGAGAACTATAATGTCAAGAAAGAAAAGGGCATAGCGCAGACTCGCAAGGAAGCTGAGCAGTTCATTGCTAACCGAGAAGACACTGTGTCTGGAGGAACAAGCTGGGATCGAATCGGAAAGCTGGTCGATATCAGCGGCAAGGGAACAAAAGGTGGCGCGGCGGGCTCCGGCAAGGAGCGCTTCCGTGATGTCCTGACCACCCTGCGCAAGGACGAGAAGGCTCCGGGAGCCACGGGGTACTGA